The Kitasatospora sp. NBC_00374 genome has a segment encoding these proteins:
- a CDS encoding TetR/AcrR family transcriptional regulator, with the protein MAYRRTPAVQARLDAQREAVLLAAVELLSERGYGGCSMAAVAHRAGIATGSMYQHFAGKAELSVELFRLTVGRELAAVAEAVTRESTPHRRMAAIVETFAARALKAPRLAYALLAEPADAVVDAERLVFRQAFRDLFAAQISEALADGQLPPQEPALTAAALVGAVGEALVGPLAAGGSHPDDIIPALVSFTLRALGEPDRGPSRRAPAPTELPPNRGEG; encoded by the coding sequence GTGGCATACCGACGAACCCCCGCCGTACAGGCCAGGCTGGACGCCCAGCGCGAGGCCGTGCTGCTGGCCGCGGTGGAGCTGCTGTCCGAACGCGGCTACGGCGGCTGCTCGATGGCCGCCGTCGCACACCGGGCCGGGATCGCCACCGGCTCGATGTACCAGCACTTCGCCGGCAAGGCCGAGCTCTCCGTGGAGCTCTTCCGCCTCACCGTCGGCCGTGAGCTGGCCGCCGTCGCCGAGGCCGTCACCCGCGAGAGCACCCCGCACCGCCGGATGGCCGCCATCGTGGAGACCTTCGCCGCCCGCGCCCTCAAGGCGCCCCGGCTCGCCTACGCCCTGCTCGCCGAACCGGCCGACGCCGTGGTCGACGCCGAGCGGCTGGTCTTCCGCCAGGCCTTCCGCGACCTGTTCGCCGCCCAGATCTCCGAGGCCCTCGCCGACGGTCAACTCCCCCCGCAGGAGCCGGCGCTGACCGCCGCGGCGCTGGTCGGAGCGGTCGGCGAGGCCCTGGTCGGACCGCTCGCCGCCGGCGGCAGCCACCCCGACGACATCATCCCCGCCCTGGTCTCCTTCACCCTTCGCGCCCTCGGAGAGCCCGACCGGGGACCTTCCCGCCGAGCTCCCGCTCCCACCGAACTCCCGCCGAACCGAGGAGAAGGCTGA
- a CDS encoding serine protease, which produces MKKPLIGASCAALVLSGATALAGATPASADASVAVNFAGTVALSNCSGSLVRLPNSTASDPALVLSNGHCLETGMPTAGQVIVNRSSSRSFTLLSSSGGSLGTVRASRIVYGTMTDTDVSIYQLASTYASIQSRYGISPLTISPNHPTQGASIKVVSGYWKKIYSCSVDGFVYRLKEGGWTWKDSVRYTSSCNTIGGTSGSPVVDTATGMVTAVNNTGNEDGERCTENNPCEVDQSGAVTVRKGINYAQETYGIPACFAPGNRLDLTLAGCVLPRP; this is translated from the coding sequence ATGAAGAAGCCGCTCATCGGCGCGTCCTGCGCTGCCCTGGTGCTCTCCGGCGCCACCGCCCTGGCCGGCGCCACCCCCGCGTCGGCCGACGCCTCCGTCGCCGTCAACTTCGCGGGCACGGTGGCGCTCAGCAACTGTTCCGGCTCCCTGGTGCGGCTCCCCAACTCCACCGCCTCGGACCCGGCCCTCGTCCTGTCCAACGGGCACTGCCTCGAAACCGGCATGCCCACCGCGGGCCAGGTCATCGTGAACCGCTCCTCCAGCCGGAGCTTCACCCTGCTGAGCTCCTCGGGCGGCAGCCTGGGGACGGTCCGCGCCAGCAGGATCGTCTACGGCACGATGACCGACACCGACGTGTCGATCTACCAGTTGGCCAGCACCTACGCGAGCATCCAGTCCCGGTACGGGATCAGCCCGCTGACCATCTCGCCGAACCACCCCACCCAGGGTGCGTCGATCAAGGTGGTCTCCGGCTACTGGAAGAAGATCTACTCCTGCAGCGTCGACGGCTTCGTGTACCGGCTCAAGGAGGGCGGCTGGACCTGGAAGGACTCGGTCCGCTACACCTCCAGCTGCAACACCATAGGCGGCACCTCCGGTTCGCCCGTCGTGGACACCGCCACCGGCATGGTGACCGCCGTGAACAACACCGGCAACGAGGACGGCGAGCGCTGCACCGAGAACAACCCGTGCGAGGTCGACCAGAGCGGCGCGGTGACCGTCCGCAAGGGCATCAACTACGCCCAGGAGACCTACGGCATCCCGGCCTGCTTCGCCCCCGGCAACCGGCTCGACCTCACCCTCGCGGGCTGCGTGCTGCCCCGGCCGTAA
- a CDS encoding lectin, giving the protein MPRHPSAHPSRTRRTAAALLAGALAASGLLAAAGGAQAAGEPVSIWLTTTDDAGGRHVTRGLQQQPSVSFTAGAGSGGQQITVDESTRYQQFTGGGASFTDTAAWLLNSSGALSAATRDATMRKLFSPAEGIGLSFVRNPMGASDLARFGYTYDDRPAGQADPNLADFSVSHDLADVLPLTRQARQLNPGLTVMASPWTAPAWMKDSGSLDGGWLKAEYYGAYAQYFVKYLQAYQAQGVPVNYVTVQNEPTCCAGYPSMSWNGSGLRYFTGTALLPALKDAGQSAKVLALDWNWDQYAGYAAPVVDDPAIRDHPNFGGIAWHGYGGDVAAQTTVHNQYPALDAFDTEHSGGTWIGNQQQEDMRNIIDYTRNWGKSVTKWSLAVDQNMGPHYGGCGTCTGLVTVHNGDARSGQVDYTVEYYTMGHLTKFVQPGAYRIASTANSAVPNVAWLNPDGSKALIAYNDSGSAQSVRVNWGGQNFSYSLPAKTSATFSWSGGQSGGGASGPITGLAGKCLDVAGGATADGTAVQLYDCNGTTAQRWTVGTDGTVRALGKCLDVSAGSTADGAKVQLWGCNGTGAQQWSYAPGSHDIVNPAAGKCLDATGNSSANGTRAQIWTCTGAANQKWTAPTG; this is encoded by the coding sequence ATGCCCAGGCACCCCTCTGCCCACCCGTCCCGCACCCGCCGTACGGCCGCCGCCCTGCTGGCCGGCGCCCTCGCCGCCTCCGGGCTGCTGGCCGCCGCCGGTGGTGCGCAGGCGGCGGGCGAGCCGGTCTCGATCTGGCTCACCACCACCGACGACGCCGGCGGACGGCACGTCACCCGCGGGCTCCAGCAGCAGCCGTCGGTCTCCTTCACGGCCGGCGCCGGCAGCGGCGGGCAGCAGATCACCGTCGACGAGTCCACCCGCTACCAGCAGTTCACCGGTGGCGGCGCCTCGTTCACCGACACCGCCGCCTGGCTGCTGAACAGCAGCGGAGCCCTGAGCGCCGCCACCCGCGACGCCACCATGCGCAAGCTGTTCTCACCCGCCGAGGGCATCGGGCTGTCCTTCGTCCGCAACCCGATGGGCGCCTCCGACCTCGCGCGATTCGGCTACACCTACGACGACCGGCCGGCCGGCCAGGCCGACCCGAACCTCGCCGACTTCTCGGTCTCCCACGACCTCGCCGACGTCCTGCCGCTCACCCGGCAGGCCCGGCAGCTCAACCCCGGCCTCACCGTGATGGCCTCGCCGTGGACCGCGCCCGCCTGGATGAAGGACAGCGGCAGCCTCGACGGCGGCTGGCTCAAGGCCGAGTACTACGGTGCCTACGCCCAGTACTTCGTCAAGTACCTGCAGGCCTATCAGGCGCAGGGCGTCCCGGTGAACTACGTCACCGTCCAGAACGAGCCCACCTGCTGCGCCGGTTACCCCTCGATGAGCTGGAACGGCTCCGGGCTGCGGTACTTCACCGGCACCGCGCTGCTGCCCGCGCTGAAGGACGCCGGGCAGAGCGCCAAGGTCCTGGCGCTGGACTGGAACTGGGACCAGTACGCCGGCTACGCGGCGCCCGTCGTGGACGACCCGGCGATCCGCGACCACCCCAACTTCGGCGGCATCGCCTGGCACGGCTACGGCGGCGACGTCGCGGCCCAGACCACCGTCCACAACCAGTACCCCGCGCTGGACGCGTTCGACACCGAGCACTCCGGCGGCACCTGGATCGGCAACCAGCAGCAGGAGGACATGCGCAACATCATCGACTACACCCGCAACTGGGGGAAGTCGGTGACCAAGTGGAGCCTCGCCGTCGACCAGAACATGGGCCCGCACTACGGCGGTTGCGGCACCTGCACCGGCCTGGTCACGGTGCACAACGGGGACGCCCGCAGCGGGCAGGTCGACTACACCGTCGAGTACTACACGATGGGCCACCTCACCAAGTTCGTCCAGCCGGGTGCCTACCGGATCGCCTCCACCGCCAACTCGGCCGTACCGAACGTGGCCTGGCTGAACCCGGACGGCTCCAAGGCGCTGATCGCGTACAACGACAGCGGCTCCGCGCAGAGCGTCCGGGTGAACTGGGGCGGCCAGAACTTCTCGTACAGCCTGCCCGCGAAGACCTCGGCCACCTTCAGCTGGAGCGGCGGCCAGAGCGGCGGCGGCGCGTCCGGGCCGATCACCGGCCTGGCCGGCAAGTGCCTCGACGTGGCGGGCGGCGCGACGGCCGACGGCACCGCCGTCCAGCTCTACGACTGCAACGGCACCACCGCCCAGCGCTGGACCGTCGGCACGGACGGCACGGTGCGGGCCCTCGGCAAGTGCCTGGACGTCTCGGCCGGATCCACCGCGGACGGCGCCAAGGTGCAGCTGTGGGGCTGCAACGGCACCGGCGCCCAGCAGTGGAGCTACGCGCCGGGCTCGCACGACATCGTCAACCCGGCCGCCGGCAAGTGCCTGGACGCCACCGGCAACAGCTCCGCCAACGGCACCAGGGCCCAGATCTGGACCTGCACCGGCGCGGCCAATCAGAAGTGGACGGCGCCCACCGGCTGA
- a CDS encoding ricin-type beta-trefoil lectin domain protein, protein MTGYGGKCVDVAAAASANGTAVQLYDCNGTAAQNWTVAEGGSLQALGKCLDVTGAGTANGTKVQIWDCSGAANQQWHLPS, encoded by the coding sequence ATCACCGGGTACGGCGGCAAGTGCGTGGACGTCGCGGCCGCCGCGAGCGCCAACGGCACGGCCGTCCAGCTCTACGACTGCAACGGCACCGCCGCACAGAACTGGACGGTGGCGGAGGGCGGTTCGCTGCAGGCGCTCGGCAAGTGCCTGGACGTGACGGGCGCGGGAACCGCCAACGGCACCAAGGTCCAGATCTGGGACTGCTCCGGCGCCGCCAACCAGCAGTGGCACCTGCCGTCCTGA
- a CDS encoding DUF4190 domain-containing protein yields MNATNAMNTPHAAHAADLNTARRGRVEADQMAVASFVLALPGLLVLNLVLGPIAITLAALALLRGTARRGRALLGLALGVTDLVLLAVSVVAGHGMLLQFGS; encoded by the coding sequence ATGAACGCCACGAACGCCATGAACACCCCGCACGCCGCGCACGCCGCGGACCTGAACACCGCCCGCCGCGGCCGGGTCGAGGCCGACCAGATGGCCGTCGCCTCCTTCGTCCTCGCGCTGCCGGGTCTGCTGGTCCTCAACCTGGTGCTCGGCCCGATCGCCATCACGCTCGCCGCCCTCGCCCTGCTGCGCGGGACGGCACGCCGAGGGCGGGCCCTGCTCGGGCTCGCCCTCGGGGTGACCGACCTCGTGCTGCTGGCGGTGTCGGTCGTGGCCGGCCACGGGATGCTGCTCCAGTTCGGCAGCTGA
- a CDS encoding TetR family transcriptional regulator translates to MSHSESGVGVRQAQKQQSRRALLDAGLHLLERQNLSGLGVREVTREAGLSPAGFYRHFPGLAELGVALVEESLASLHGMIRGAFAEQGAQGDDPEALIDRTVEVVAAHVREHRAHVRFLARERHGGVRAVREAIAAELRRFADEVAEALSAQPVSSGWPAGDVRMLAELYVDLLVSTATAFLEAGPEGEAAVAATARTRLLLISVGRRHWRRG, encoded by the coding sequence GTGAGTCACAGTGAGAGCGGTGTGGGGGTCCGTCAGGCCCAGAAGCAGCAGAGCCGGCGCGCCCTGCTGGACGCGGGCCTGCACCTGCTGGAGCGGCAGAACCTCAGCGGGCTCGGGGTCCGCGAGGTCACCCGGGAGGCCGGACTGTCCCCGGCCGGGTTCTACCGGCACTTCCCCGGTCTGGCCGAGCTCGGCGTGGCCCTGGTGGAGGAGTCGCTGGCCAGTCTGCACGGCATGATCCGCGGCGCGTTCGCGGAGCAGGGCGCGCAGGGCGACGACCCGGAGGCGCTGATCGACCGGACGGTCGAGGTGGTCGCCGCCCACGTCCGGGAGCACCGTGCGCACGTCCGTTTCCTGGCCCGTGAACGGCACGGCGGGGTGCGGGCGGTGCGGGAGGCGATCGCGGCCGAACTGCGCCGCTTCGCCGACGAGGTGGCCGAGGCGCTGTCGGCCCAGCCGGTCTCGTCCGGGTGGCCGGCGGGGGACGTCAGGATGCTGGCCGAGCTCTATGTCGACCTGCTGGTGTCCACTGCGACGGCCTTTCTGGAGGCCGGGCCGGAGGGTGAGGCGGCGGTGGCCGCCACCGCCCGGACCAGGCTGCTGCTGATCAGCGTCGGGCGCCGCCACTGGCGCCGCGGCTGA
- a CDS encoding PP2C family serine/threonine-protein phosphatase: protein MAHIAVSALSHEGLVREHNEDSLAIGPWTLCATVTESPQTLLFPLGAPCLVAVADGLGGHPGGEVASALVARRLAALAPGLDDPDAVREALLACNREVFEATEQTPELAGMGTTVAGLVVTSTEVIVFNVGDSRVLDATGGDLLRLSTDDSPPPPPGRRTTNIVTQTLGGSVSPRTVDPHIAVHPLPAAGARYLVCSDGLTDPVPDEEIADILTRHSDSAAAFELWKAAIDAGGPDNITLALVSVHHDE from the coding sequence ATGGCCCATATCGCCGTGAGCGCACTGAGCCACGAAGGCCTGGTGCGCGAACACAATGAGGACAGCCTGGCCATCGGCCCGTGGACGCTGTGCGCGACGGTCACCGAGAGCCCGCAGACGCTGCTCTTCCCACTCGGCGCGCCCTGCCTGGTCGCGGTCGCCGACGGACTCGGCGGCCACCCCGGCGGCGAGGTCGCCAGCGCCCTGGTGGCACGCCGGCTGGCCGCCCTCGCTCCGGGACTGGACGACCCGGACGCCGTCCGGGAGGCCCTGCTGGCCTGCAACCGGGAGGTCTTCGAGGCCACCGAGCAGACGCCGGAGCTGGCCGGCATGGGCACCACGGTGGCCGGCCTGGTGGTGACCTCGACGGAGGTGATCGTGTTCAACGTCGGCGACAGCCGGGTGCTCGACGCCACCGGCGGCGACCTGCTGCGGCTGAGCACCGACGACAGCCCGCCGCCGCCGCCCGGGCGCCGCACCACCAACATCGTCACCCAGACCCTGGGCGGCTCGGTCTCCCCCCGGACGGTCGACCCGCACATCGCGGTCCACCCGCTGCCCGCCGCCGGCGCCCGCTACCTGGTCTGCAGCGACGGCCTCACCGACCCGGTGCCGGACGAGGAGATCGCCGACATCCTGACCCGGCACTCGGACAGCGCGGCCGCCTTCGAACTCTGGAAGGCCGCGATCGACGCGGGCGGGCCGGACAACATCACCCTCGCCCTGGTCTCCGTCCACCACGACGAGTAG
- the gcl gene encoding glyoxylate carboligase, with amino-acid sequence MPRMTAARAAVEILKREGVEVAFGVPGAAINPFYAALKASGEIRHTLARHVEGASHMAEGYTRAKAGNIGVCIGTSGPAGTDMITGLYSAIADSIPILCITGQAPTAVLHKEDFQAVDIASIAKPVTKAATTVLEAAQVPGVFQQAFHLMRSGRPGPVLIDLPIDVQLTEIEFDPETYAPLPVYKPAATRAQIEKAIGFLLASERPLIVAGGGIINADAAELLVEFAELTNTPVIPTLMGWGIIADDHELNAGMVGLQTSHRYGNANLLESDFVLGIGNRWANRHTGALDVYRKGRTFVHVDIEPTQLGKIFAPDFGIASDAKAALQLFVEVARELEAEGRLPDRTAWAASTQERKATLQRRTHFDNVPLKPQRVYEEMNKAFGPETRYVTTIGLSQIAGAQMLHVYKPRHWINCGQAGPLGWTIPAALGVATADPQTPVVALSGDYDFQFMLEELAVGAQHRIPYVHVLVNNAYLGLIRQAQRNLDINFQVNLEFENINSPELGVYGVDHVKVVEGLGCKAIRVTEPDQLLPAFEEAKKLAAEYRVPVVVEAILERVTNISMGGAGIDAINEWEELATEPGHAPTAIRPLAV; translated from the coding sequence ATGCCTCGTATGACAGCCGCCCGCGCGGCAGTGGAGATCCTCAAGCGCGAAGGCGTTGAGGTCGCGTTCGGCGTGCCGGGCGCTGCCATCAACCCGTTCTACGCGGCCCTCAAGGCCTCCGGGGAGATCCGCCACACGCTCGCCCGCCACGTCGAGGGCGCCTCGCACATGGCCGAGGGCTACACCCGCGCCAAGGCCGGCAACATCGGTGTCTGCATCGGCACCTCGGGCCCGGCCGGCACCGACATGATCACCGGCCTGTACTCGGCGATCGCCGACTCGATCCCGATCCTGTGCATCACCGGCCAGGCACCCACCGCCGTTCTCCACAAGGAGGACTTCCAGGCCGTCGACATCGCGTCGATCGCCAAGCCGGTCACCAAGGCCGCGACCACCGTCCTGGAGGCCGCGCAGGTCCCCGGCGTGTTCCAGCAGGCCTTCCACCTGATGCGCTCCGGCCGTCCCGGCCCGGTCCTGATCGACCTGCCGATCGACGTCCAGCTGACCGAGATCGAGTTCGACCCCGAGACCTACGCGCCGCTGCCGGTCTACAAGCCCGCCGCGACCCGCGCCCAGATCGAGAAGGCGATCGGTTTCCTGCTCGCCTCCGAGCGCCCGCTGATCGTCGCCGGCGGCGGCATCATCAACGCCGACGCCGCCGAGCTGCTGGTCGAGTTCGCCGAGCTCACCAACACGCCGGTCATCCCCACCCTGATGGGCTGGGGCATCATCGCCGACGACCACGAGCTGAACGCCGGCATGGTCGGCCTGCAGACCTCGCACCGCTACGGCAACGCCAACCTGCTGGAGTCGGACTTCGTCCTCGGCATCGGCAACCGCTGGGCCAACCGCCACACCGGCGCCCTGGACGTCTACCGCAAGGGCCGCACCTTCGTCCACGTCGACATCGAGCCGACCCAGCTCGGCAAGATCTTCGCCCCGGACTTCGGCATCGCCTCGGACGCCAAGGCCGCGCTGCAGCTCTTCGTCGAGGTGGCCAGGGAGCTCGAGGCCGAGGGCCGGCTGCCCGACCGCACCGCGTGGGCCGCCTCCACCCAGGAACGCAAGGCCACCCTGCAGCGCCGCACCCACTTCGACAACGTGCCGCTCAAGCCGCAGCGCGTCTACGAGGAGATGAACAAGGCCTTCGGCCCGGAGACCCGCTACGTCACCACCATCGGTCTGTCCCAGATCGCCGGTGCGCAGATGCTGCACGTCTACAAGCCGCGGCACTGGATCAACTGCGGTCAGGCCGGCCCGCTGGGCTGGACCATCCCGGCCGCGCTCGGTGTCGCCACGGCGGACCCGCAGACCCCGGTCGTCGCCCTCTCCGGCGACTACGACTTCCAGTTCATGCTGGAGGAGCTGGCGGTCGGTGCCCAGCACCGGATCCCCTACGTCCACGTCCTGGTCAACAACGCCTACCTGGGCCTGATCCGCCAGGCGCAGCGCAACCTGGACATCAACTTCCAGGTCAACCTGGAGTTCGAGAACATCAACTCCCCGGAGCTGGGCGTCTACGGCGTCGACCACGTGAAGGTCGTCGAGGGCCTGGGCTGCAAGGCGATCCGGGTCACCGAGCCGGACCAGCTGCTGCCCGCCTTCGAGGAGGCCAAGAAGCTGGCCGCCGAGTACCGCGTCCCGGTCGTGGTCGAGGCCATCCTGGAGCGCGTCACCAACATCTCGATGGGCGGCGCCGGCATCGACGCGATCAACGAGTGGGAGGAACTGGCCACCGAGCCCGGCCACGCCCCCACCGCGATCCGGCCGCTGGCGGTCTGA
- a CDS encoding acyl-CoA dehydrogenase family protein: MPATHEVTNQVPAPYGHDVAADPTLLAALHRAGAGWAEPELHRLGVLAGSEQAAEWGRLANENPPVLRTHDRYGHRIDEVDFHPYWHELMGVAVGHGLHAAPWRDDRPGAHTARAAKFHVWSQVEAGHTCPISMTYAAVPALRATPELAEWLEPLLAARTYDFGLREPRGKRGLIAGMSMTEKQGGSDVRANTTGAVPQPDGTYRLTGHKWFTSAPMSDLFLTLAQAPGGLSCFMLPRVLPDGSRNRLLLQRLKDKLGNKSNASAEIEYDGAVGWLVGEEGRGVPTIIEMVNMTRLDCTIGAAAGMRYGAVRAIQHATHRRAFGAALIDQPLMRNVLADLVVESEAATAVAMRLAEATDRALGGDAGEVLVRRLGLAVAKYWVCKRGPAHAAEALECLGGNGYVEESGMPRLYREAPLVSIWEGSGNVAALDALRAMARRPETVEAFLGELDLAAGADRRLDAAVATLRKQLGDTAEIEYRTRRLVESMALAFQGSLLVRHGDPAVADAFCASRLGGDHGAAFGTLPTGVDTEAVIGRARP, translated from the coding sequence ATGCCCGCCACCCACGAGGTCACCAACCAGGTGCCCGCGCCGTACGGTCACGACGTCGCCGCCGACCCGACCCTGCTCGCCGCCCTGCACCGGGCCGGCGCCGGCTGGGCCGAGCCCGAGCTGCACCGGCTCGGCGTCCTGGCAGGCTCCGAACAGGCCGCCGAATGGGGCCGGTTGGCGAACGAGAACCCCCCGGTGCTGCGCACCCACGACCGCTACGGGCACCGGATCGACGAGGTGGACTTCCACCCCTACTGGCACGAGCTGATGGGCGTCGCCGTCGGCCACGGCCTGCACGCCGCCCCCTGGCGCGACGACCGCCCCGGCGCCCACACCGCGCGGGCGGCCAAGTTCCACGTCTGGAGCCAGGTCGAGGCCGGTCACACCTGTCCGATCTCCATGACCTACGCCGCCGTCCCCGCCCTGCGGGCCACCCCGGAGCTGGCCGAGTGGCTGGAGCCGCTGCTCGCCGCCCGCACGTACGACTTCGGGCTGCGTGAGCCGCGCGGCAAGCGCGGCCTGATCGCCGGTATGTCGATGACCGAGAAGCAGGGCGGCTCCGACGTCCGCGCCAACACCACCGGCGCCGTCCCGCAGCCCGACGGCACCTACCGGCTCACCGGGCACAAGTGGTTCACCTCGGCCCCGATGTCCGACCTCTTCCTCACCCTGGCCCAGGCCCCCGGCGGCCTCAGCTGCTTCATGCTGCCGCGGGTGCTGCCGGACGGCAGCCGCAACCGGCTGCTGCTCCAGCGGCTCAAGGACAAGCTCGGCAACAAGTCCAACGCCTCCGCGGAGATCGAGTACGACGGCGCGGTCGGCTGGCTGGTCGGCGAGGAGGGCCGTGGGGTGCCGACCATCATCGAGATGGTCAACATGACCCGGCTCGACTGCACCATCGGCGCCGCCGCCGGTATGCGCTACGGCGCGGTGCGGGCGATCCAGCACGCCACCCACCGGCGGGCGTTCGGCGCCGCCCTGATCGACCAGCCGCTGATGCGCAACGTCCTGGCCGACCTGGTGGTCGAGTCCGAGGCGGCCACCGCCGTCGCCATGCGGCTGGCCGAGGCCACCGACCGGGCGCTCGGCGGTGACGCCGGCGAGGTGCTGGTGCGGCGGCTCGGCCTGGCCGTCGCCAAGTACTGGGTCTGCAAGCGCGGCCCCGCGCATGCCGCCGAGGCCCTGGAGTGCCTGGGCGGCAACGGCTACGTCGAGGAGTCGGGCATGCCGCGGCTCTACCGGGAGGCCCCGCTGGTCTCCATCTGGGAGGGCTCCGGCAACGTGGCCGCGCTGGACGCGCTGCGCGCCATGGCCCGCCGCCCCGAGACGGTCGAGGCCTTCCTCGGCGAGCTCGACCTCGCCGCCGGCGCCGACCGCAGGCTCGACGCCGCCGTCGCCACGCTGCGCAAGCAGCTCGGGGACACCGCCGAGATCGAGTACCGCACCCGCCGCCTGGTGGAGTCGATGGCCCTCGCCTTCCAGGGCTCGCTGCTGGTCCGCCACGGCGACCCCGCGGTGGCCGACGCCTTCTGCGCCTCCCGGCTCGGCGGCGACCACGGCGCGGCCTTCGGCACCCTGCCGACCGGAGTCGACACCGAAGCCGTGATCGGCCGCGCGCGGCCGTGA
- a CDS encoding BTAD domain-containing putative transcriptional regulator translates to MEFCVLGPLLVRDGGGVRAVPAAKQRVLLAALLLRPGQVVPADVLADTIWNFAPPPSASTTLRNYVMRLRRGLGEAGERIETREGGYLIEVGPGELDASRFETLRAQGEAALREGAHERAAELLRAALGLWRGPALADVPSDALHQVEAGRLNEGRLDAVEARVEAELRLDRHPAVVAELRALTAEHPGRERFWAQLMAALHRSGRRTEALGVYQQVRRTLVEEIGVEPGAEIREMHQVILRDEQIVAESPEEEFTVTPHQLPPDVADFTGRTAEVREVSGHLRARRNCPAVVAVSGQPGIGKSALAVHVGHAVREDFPDGVLYAELGGTDPAPAEPAAVLRSFLLALGVARDAVPAGVGARAALYRSVLSGRRVLVVLDDARDSAQVRPLLPADPAAGALVTSRGVLADLPGARHVGVGVPEEAEARLLFGRIIGAERAMADPQAVADVVAACGRVPLAVRAGAARLVARPAWSVRALADRLAVSGRLLDELRIGALDVRRSIALSHDALDAATARAFRVLAWSDRRTIGLADAADLLDESPAGVEPLLDRLVDAHLLAAPAPGRYAYDDLLRSYAREQSLLLDPEWLRTRSVGCVVGASAAAAGRPVGMARVPAQRHPVEKHGWCPTCSSSDAQVA, encoded by the coding sequence ATGGAGTTCTGCGTCCTTGGTCCGCTGCTGGTTCGGGACGGCGGCGGTGTGCGCGCCGTCCCGGCGGCGAAGCAGCGAGTGCTGCTCGCCGCACTGCTGCTGAGGCCGGGTCAGGTGGTGCCGGCGGATGTCCTGGCCGACACCATCTGGAACTTCGCCCCGCCGCCGAGCGCCTCCACCACGTTGCGGAACTACGTGATGCGACTGCGCCGTGGCCTGGGGGAGGCCGGCGAGCGGATCGAGACCCGGGAGGGCGGCTACCTGATCGAGGTCGGGCCCGGCGAGCTGGACGCGAGCCGGTTCGAGACCCTCCGGGCCCAGGGTGAGGCCGCGCTGCGCGAAGGCGCGCACGAGCGGGCCGCCGAACTGCTCCGGGCCGCGCTCGGCCTGTGGCGCGGCCCGGCCCTGGCGGACGTGCCCTCCGACGCGCTGCACCAGGTCGAGGCCGGCCGGCTGAACGAGGGCCGGCTGGACGCCGTGGAGGCGCGGGTGGAGGCCGAACTGCGGTTGGACCGGCACCCGGCGGTCGTCGCCGAGCTGCGCGCGCTCACCGCCGAGCACCCCGGACGGGAGCGGTTCTGGGCGCAGCTGATGGCCGCGCTGCACCGCAGCGGCCGCCGGACGGAGGCGCTCGGCGTCTACCAGCAGGTCCGCCGGACCCTGGTGGAGGAGATCGGCGTCGAGCCCGGAGCGGAAATCCGGGAGATGCACCAGGTCATTCTCCGGGACGAGCAGATCGTGGCCGAATCACCCGAAGAGGAATTCACCGTCACGCCGCACCAGTTGCCGCCGGACGTCGCCGATTTCACCGGGCGCACGGCGGAGGTCCGGGAGGTTTCCGGCCATCTGCGGGCGCGGCGCAACTGTCCGGCGGTCGTCGCGGTGTCCGGGCAGCCGGGCATCGGGAAGAGCGCCCTGGCCGTGCACGTGGGGCACGCCGTCCGTGAGGACTTCCCGGACGGGGTGCTCTACGCCGAACTCGGCGGCACCGACCCCGCACCGGCCGAGCCCGCGGCGGTGCTGCGGTCCTTCCTGCTCGCGTTGGGCGTCGCGCGGGACGCGGTGCCCGCCGGGGTGGGGGCGCGGGCCGCGCTCTACCGGTCGGTGCTGTCCGGGCGCCGGGTCCTGGTGGTGCTGGACGACGCCCGGGACAGCGCCCAGGTCCGCCCGCTGCTGCCGGCCGACCCGGCCGCCGGGGCGCTGGTCACCAGCCGCGGGGTGCTCGCCGACCTGCCCGGCGCCCGCCATGTCGGCGTCGGGGTGCCGGAGGAGGCCGAGGCGAGGCTGCTGTTCGGGCGGATCATCGGTGCGGAGCGCGCCATGGCGGACCCGCAGGCGGTCGCGGACGTGGTGGCGGCCTGCGGGCGGGTGCCGCTGGCGGTCCGGGCCGGCGCCGCACGCCTGGTGGCCCGGCCGGCCTGGAGCGTACGGGCGCTCGCCGACCGGCTGGCGGTGAGCGGCCGTCTCCTCGACGAGCTGCGGATCGGCGCGCTGGACGTACGGCGCAGCATCGCCCTGAGTCATGACGCGCTGGACGCCGCCACCGCCCGGGCCTTCCGGGTGCTGGCGTGGTCGGACCGCCGGACCATCGGGCTCGCGGACGCCGCCGACCTGCTGGATGAGTCCCCGGCCGGGGTCGAGCCGCTGCTCGACCGGCTGGTGGACGCCCATCTGCTGGCCGCTCCCGCGCCGGGCCGGTACGCGTACGACGACCTGCTGCGGTCCTACGCCCGTGAGCAGAGCCTGCTTCTGGACCCGGAGTGGCTGCGCACGCGGTCCGTCGGGTGCGTCGTCGGCGCGAGCGCCGCGGCGGCGGGGCGGCCGGTCGGGATGGCACGGGTGCCCGCGCAGCGGCACCCGGTCGAGAAGCACGGCTGGTGCCCCACCTGCAGCTCGTCGGACGCGCAGGTGGCCTGA